The following proteins come from a genomic window of Plutella xylostella chromosome 22, ilPluXylo3.1, whole genome shotgun sequence:
- the LOC105385664 gene encoding rho GTPase-activating protein 39, with product MFYSRVEWVEIIEPKTKEHMYANLTTGECVWDPPEGVKVKRTDSSQWWELFDINTHRFYYYNASTQTTVWHRPTDCDIIPLAKLQTLKQNTDPQKRRESGTQTNQAPPQFQAPSIDAASSNGNPTVASISKLSPSTAKSVTITQTSPVRTRRSHYHHRGSGESRRGRIGEEGAAPQCRHTDSGRSSDSSISSAQQRRKQELSAAACSAQQACTPQQLRKRSSATQPHEGEREKWSPRTGLNRSGSFVSPRKDASDDSMHEKYFKSVESTPLTRRKLKQHSAGGSSCESASPQSPSSPLQKPQPTPFLQTTAARPSLVSSISLATEAAGGARAMHSLERPHLSRHARERYSDRHLDKDRLLELDRNMERFHDKQAAYSVDKPFRQTSLDLRHNVQPPNWHGPRDFTRKQQAEPERYTSSKNSLSSSSSSKHRVIPEAAPHSFMRQASANEQDNMAAVNYKMKCVNLEPPLTEPNLQRHNQRLTERPAPRDRTKSRRHKRPMDEDPQEMEADEEEEGGGSPLYSNWDLRGMQHLLPLQDYIIQQAKLSSRGRYGADAESGSDVESGSSRSGSASRSLSGHEPDNESSDGGARTPDDDDGSGVYLPHSYGHTRPADVEYMNHGVSYYNTFVGFDRDRQPSPGIHRTSSLGHGPAPPPRVEEPALYSPVRSHATNQPPPEQDIEIFAKDNLNFNKGIFRKKASVRDMLSWTSSSISAPMVGADWDKQHKKDATNLFRLVQIYMGDRKARPGMTLNSVAQDILHATYSNEKLRDELYVQLCRQTTENPLRDSLLRGWELLCVCLAFVPPSPAFQPALTNYVNRHRDPAFADSFPEVGKWPIHVQVSHYAGVACKRLERIGFGGKKQPRKPSTEDIDQARIQIFRQSMFGNTLTEVMALQKDRFPNRQLPWVQVALSQQVLALNGRETEGIFRVSADMDEVNALKSKIDNWELPDASTLTDAHAPASLLKLWYRELYAPLIPDALYASCVAAGHDFAVCESLLASMPHINRLVLTYLISFLQKFNVPEVVSQTKMDSANLAMVFAPNCLRCTSNDPRVILENARKEMTFLKCLITNLDTSHVQDLL from the exons ATGTTTTATTCTAGGGTAGAATGGGTGGAAATAATCGAACCCAAGACAAAGGAGCATATGTATGCTAACCTTACCACAGGAGAATGTGTTTGGGATCCACCAGAA GGAGTAAAAGTAAAACGGACAGACTCATCACAGTGGTGGGAGTTGTTTGACATAAATACACATAGGTTTTACTATTACAATGCTTCAACACAG ACTACAGTATGGCACAGGCCTACAGATTGTGATATCATTCCTTTAGCAAAGTTGCAGAccctaaaacaaaatacagatCCTCAGAAAAGAAGAGAATCTGGCACACAGACTAACCAAGCTCCTCCTCAG TTCCAAGCACCATCAATTGATGCCGCTAGCAGTAATGGCAATCCAACCGTGGCCAGCATCAGTAAGCTATCTCCGAGTACAGCAAAAAGTGTCACAATCACCCAGACCAGCCCTGTTCGGACAAGAAGATCACACTACCATCATAG GGGCAGTGGTGAGAGTCGGCGGGGTCGGATAGGCGAGGAGGGCGCGGCGCCGCAGTGTCGTCACACAGACTCCGGCCGGTCTTCAGATAGCAGCATCAGTAGCGCTCAGCAGAGGAGGAAACAG GAGCTAAGCGCAGCCGCTTGCAGCGCGCAACAAGCATGCACGCCTCAACAACTGAGAAAGAGAAGCAGCGCTACGCAACCCCATGAGGGGGAAAGGGAGAAATGGTCGCCGCGTACTG GTCTGAACCGCAGTGGCAGCTTCGTGTCGCCTAGGAAAGATGCCTCAGACGATTCGATGCACGAAAAGTACTTCAAGTCAGTGGAAAGTACGCCGCTCACTCGACGTaag CTTAAACAGCATTCGGCGGGCGGATCATCATGCGAGTCCGCGTCTCCACAGAGCCCCAGCAGTCCCCTGCAGAAGCCGCAACCTACACCGTTTCTACAG ACGACAGCGGCGCGGCCGTCGCTGGTATCATCTATATCGCTGGCGACGGAGGCggcgggcggggcgcgcgCCATGCACAGCCTGGAACGACCGCATCTGTCGCGACACGCGCGCGAACGATACTCTGACAG GCACCTAGACAAAGACCGTCTCCTCGAGTTGGACCGCAATATGGAGCGGTTCCACGACAAGCAGGCGGCCTACAGCGTGGACAAGCCCTTCCGGCAGACCAGCCTGGACTTGCGCCATAACGTGCAGCCGCCCAACTGGCACGGGCCCAGGGACTTCACCAG AAAACAGCAAGCGGAACCTGAGCGGTACACTTCCTCCAAGAACTCCCTATCATCGAGCAGTAGCAGCAAACACCGCGTCATACCCGAGGCCGCTCCACACAGCTTCATGCGACAGGCCTCCGCGAATGAACAGGATAACATGGCTGCCG TGAACTACAAGATGAAGTGTGTGAACCTTGAGCCGCCTCTAACGGAGCCGAATCTCCAACGTCACAACCAGCGGCTCACGgagcgccccgcgccgcgcgacCGGACCAAGTCACGCC GCCACAAACGCCCAATGGACGAGGACCCCCAAGAGATGGAAGCCGACGAGGAGGAGGAAGGCGGCGGCTCCCCGCTCTACTCCAACTGGGACCTGCGCGGCATGCAGCACCTGCTGCCGCTGCAGGACTACATCATACAGCAGGCCAAGCTGTCCA GCCGCGGCCGCTACGGCGCGGACGCCGAGTCCGGCTCGGACGTGGAATCCGGCTCGTCCCGCTCCGGGTCCGCCTCGCGCTCGCTGTCGGGCCACGAGCCGGACAACGAGTCGTCGGACGGCGGCGCGCGCACGCccgacgacgacgacggctCCGGCGTGTACCTGCCGCACTCGTACGGACACACCCGGCCCGCTGATGTcg AATACATGAACCACGGTGTTTCCTACTACAACACGTTTGTTGGATTCGATCGAGACCGACAGCCTTCTCCTGGTATTCATAGG ACATCATCGCTAGGCCACGggccagcgccgccgcctcgcGTAGAAGAGCCCGCTCTATACAGCCCGGTGCGGTCCCACGCAACCAACCAGCCGCCGCCCGAGCAGGATATAGAGATCTTCGCCAAGGATAATCTTAACTTCAATAAGGGCATCTTTAGGAAGAAG GCATCAGTCCGCGACATGCTCTCCTGGACATCATCATCGATCAGCGCGCCGATGGTGGGCGCGGACTGGGACAAGCAACACAAGAAGGACGCCACCAACCTGTTCAGACTCGTCCAGATCTACATGGGCGATAGGAAGGCACGGCCAGGCATGACGCTCAACTCTGTCGCCCAGGATATACTGCACGCTACGTATTCTAACGAGAA ACTGAGAGACGAGCTTTACGTGCAGCTCTGCAGGCAGACCACAGAGAACCCGCTCCGGGACTCCTTACTCCGAGGGTGGGAGTTGTTGTGTGTTTGCCTGGCGTTTGTGCCGCCGTCGCCCGCCTTCCAGCCGGCGCTTACTAACTATGTGAATAGGCATCGCGACCCGGCTTTCGCGGATTCTTTTCCGGAG GTAGGAAAATGGCCGATTCATGTGCAAGTGTCCCACTACGCCGGCGTGGCGTGCAAGAGGTTAGAACGAATAGGTTTCGGGGGCAAGAAGCAGCCGAGAAAACCTTCCACTGAAGATATTGATCAAGCTAGA ATCCAAATATTCCGTCAATCGATGTTCGGCAACACTCTAACGGAAGTGATGGCGTTGCAAAAGGACCGGTTCCCGAATCGCCAGCTCCCGTGGGTCCAAGTGGCTCTGTCCCAACAGGTCCTCGCCCTCAACGGGAGGGAGACTGAAGGCATATTCAGGGTTTCAGCCGACATGGACGAGGTCAACGCGCTCAAGTCGAAAATTGATAACTGGGAGCTGCCCGATGCTTCTACGTTGACTG ACGCGCACGCGCCAGCCAGCCTACTGAAGCTGTGGTACCGCGAGCTCTACGCGCCACTCATACCGGATGCGTTATACGCGTCGTGCGTCGCCGCCGGACACGACTTCGCCGTGTGCGAGTCACTGCTGGCCAGCATGCCGCACATCAATAGACTG GTTCTCACGTACCTGATTAGTTTCCTGCAAAAGTTCAACGTCCCGGAAGTGGTAAGTCAGACCAAAATGGACTCGGCCAATCTCGCGATGGTGTTCGCGCCAAACTGTCTGCGGTGTACTTCAAACGACCCCCGCGTCATTCTGGAAAATGCGCGAAAAGAGATGACCTTCCTCAAATGTCTCATCACAAACCTGGACACCTCGCACGTCCAAGACCTTCTGTGA